The following coding sequences lie in one Apium graveolens cultivar Ventura chromosome 1, ASM990537v1, whole genome shotgun sequence genomic window:
- the LOC141664383 gene encoding putative GPI-anchored protein At3g06035, producing the protein MNQILSSLAMATLGFQLSVLLLAVFLLTVPVRCDEKDNLLQGINSYRRTKGLPELTKNDKAGCLADQIAEKMEGQPCARVTGSNSTPPSPPNPPQFSNYPDALKKCKVDIAHTKDGVILPVCVKDRVPTLVLTNYTQSSYGVYLNNSKFTGAGIGKEEDWTVVVMSTNTPSGTLSSGSVYSNVCIMCHMFFLLVSLLILVI; encoded by the exons ATGAATCAAATTTTAAGCTCTCTAGCAATGGCGACTCTCGGATTTCAGCTTTCTGTACTCTTACTTGCAGTTTTCTTGCTCACTGTTCCGGTCCGTTGTg ATGAAAAGGACAATCTACTCCAAGGCATTAATAGTTACAGAAGAACTAAAGGCCTACCAGAATTAACAAAAAATGACAAAGCTGGATGCCTTGCAGACCAAATTGCTGAAAAGATGGAAGGTCAGCCTTGTGCTCGAGTAACAGGATCAAATAGTACTCCACCAAGTCCACCAAATCCACCTCAATTCTCAAACTATCCGGATGCTCTAAAGAAATGTAAAGTAGATATTGCACACACCAAGGATGGGGTCATATTGCCGGTCTGTGTCAAGGATCGAGTTCCAACTCTTGTGCTCACGAATTACACGCAGTCTTCCTACGGAGTATATCTTAACAACTCCAAGTTTACAGGGGCGGGAATTGGAAAAGAAGAAGACTGGACAGTGGTAGTTATGAGCACAAATACACCTAGTGGGACTCTGTCAAGTGGTTCTGTTTATTCTAATGTCTGTATCATGTGCCATATGTTTTTTCTCCTAGTATCGCTACTAATCCTGGTAATTTAG